A section of the Drosophila sechellia strain sech25 chromosome 3L, ASM438219v1, whole genome shotgun sequence genome encodes:
- the LOC6616478 gene encoding membrane-bound transcription factor site-1 protease gives MNVFTFLFIISAICSLDAFKTAVVPNEFIVHFHSKYLAPVRESYIAAKLLGSNVTNWEIVPRLNVAWQYPSDFDVLRVFDDNESSSAFIIERLQTHPSVKAVVPQLSVRRILNYDPYSNLTYFHRHPQGVLRNRNPNNDRHRQVCSVLHANILWKLGITGKGVKVAIFDTGLTKNHPHFRNVKERTNWTNEKSLDDRVSHGTFVAGVIASSRECLGFAPDADLYIFKVFTNSQVSYTSWFLDAFNYAIYRKINILNLSIGGPDFMDSPFVEKVLELSANNVIMISAAGNDGPLYGTLNNPGDQSDVVGVGGIQFDDKIAKFSSRGMTTWELPFGYGRMGLDIVTYGSQVEGSDVRKGCRRLSGTSVSSPVVAGAAALLISGAFQKIDFINPASLKQVLIEGAEKLPHYNMFEQGAGKLNLLKSMQLLLSYKPKITLIPAYLDFTQNYMWPYSSQPLYYGSSVAIANVTILNGISVTSQIVGIPKWIPDIENQGQFLQVSTQVSPIVWPWTGWMSIYIAVKKEGDNFEGICKGSITLVVESFKQSTNETYVTEVDFPLTIKVTPKPPRNKRILWDQYHSLRYPPRYIPRDDLKVKLDPLDWRADHIHTNFKDMYTHLRNVGYYIDVLREPFTCFNASDYGALLIVDPERGFADEEINALQENVYKRGLNVVVFGDWYNTTVMKKIKFFDENTRQWWTPDTGGANIPALNDLLKPFGIAFGDFVGEGHFKLGDHSMYYASGATIIKFPMNPGDILVGTKLNDQGLSIINPKTPSKAAKVDVPIFGMFQTKANSIQSNEEIIGNAESNLAEAIPTDYSTFKNRVLLLRKKERSISFAKSSNHETKNEGRIAVYGDSNCLDSTHLEKACYWLLITFLDFAINSHKSSLLQNLNRISEFHKLERAPLPLRISRSILKSQDNNCEQFEWLAPTKRNNVEQRKSILDVATLENEENEINLIKFLLDEEIAKLLQNNDYLTGMQSADSLMSPIIFLIILSLIVIILFVLFLKRRFIL, from the exons ATGAATGTGTTTACTTTCTTATTTATAATAAGCGCAATTTGCAGCCTTGACGCCTTTAAAACAGCCGTTGTTCCAAATGAGTTCATCGTTCACTTCCATTCCAAATACCTTGCTCCGGTACGAGAATCCTACATCGCAGCAAAACTTCTTGGTTCAAAC gtgaCGAACTGGGAAATTGTTCCTCGTCTAAATGTGGCTTGGCAATATCCAAGCGATTTTGATGTCTTGCGAGTTTTCGACGATAATGAATCATCTTCAGCGTTTATAATAGAAAGGCTTCAAACTCACCCCTCAGTAAAGGCAGTAGTTCCCCAGCTAAGCGTGCGACGGATCCTGAACTATGACCCCTATAGCAACCTAACGTATTTTCACCGCCATCCCCAAGGAGTGCTAAGGAACAGAAATCCAAACAACGATCGGCACCGACAAGTGTGCTCCGTACTCCACGCCAACATCCTTTGGAAGCTGGGAATCACAGGCAAGGGAGTCAAAGTGGCCATTTTCGACACTGGCCTAACTAAAAACCATCCACACTTTCGAAATGTAAAGGAACGAACGAACTGGACGAATGAAAAGTCGCTTGACGACAGAGTCAGTCATGGCACCTTTGTCGCCGGGGTAATCGCTTCCTCAAGGGAATGCCTCGGCTTTGCTCCCGACGCCGATCTCTAcatatttaaagtttttacgAACTCCCAA GTATCTTACACTTCCTGGTTCCTGGATGCATTCAACTACGCGATATATAGGAAGATAAACATTCTCAACCTTAGCATTGGTGGTCCCGACTTTATGGACTCGCCGTTCGTTGAAAAGGTGTTGGAACTATCGGCTAATAATGTCATAATGATATCGGCGGCGGGAAATGATGGTCCTTTGTACGGCACGCTAAACAATCCTGGCGATCAGAGCGATGTAGTTGGCGTCGGTGGTATTCAGTTTGATGATAAAATCGCCAAGTTTAGTTCGAGAGGAATGACCACGTGGGAACTTCCCTTTGGCTACGGACGCATGGGACTTGATATTGTGACGTACGGAAGTCAAGTGGAAGGCAGTGATGTGCGTAAGGGCTGCAGACGACTCTCTGGAACATCCGTTTCCTCCCCAGTTGTTGCAGGGGCTGCTGCCCTACTTATAAGCGGTGCATTTCAGAAAATCGACTTCATAAACCCAGCATCTCTTAAGCAGGTACTTATTGAAGGTGCCGAGAAACTGCCGCATTATAACATGTTTGAGCAGGGAGCTGGAAAACTGAATTTGCTGAAGAGTATGCAGCTATTGCTGTCATACAAACCAAAGATAACTCTTATTCCGGCATACCTTGACTTCACCCAAAACTATATGTGGCCATATAGCTCCCAACCGCTGTACTATGGAAGCTCCGTGGCCATTGCAAACGTAACCATACTCAATGGTATCTCTGTCACAAGTCAGATAGTTGGCATCCCTAAATGGATTCCCGATATTGAAAACCAAGGTCAGTTTCTTCAAGTATCCACACAAGTTTCGCCTATCGTTTGGCCGTGGACCGGATGGATGTCAATTTATATTG ctGTCAAAAAGGAAGGAGATAACTTTGAAGGTATTTGTAAAGGAAGTATTACCTTAGTTGTGGAAAGCTTTAAACAGTCCACCAACGAAACTTATGTTACAGAAGTCGACTTTCCTTTAACTATAAAGGTAACTCCAAAACCGCCAAGAAACAAGCGGATTTTATGGGACCAGTACCACAGCCTAAGGTATCCACCGCGATATATTCCACGAGATGATCTCAAAGTTAAACTAGATCCTCTGGACTGGAGGGCAGACCATATACACACAAACTTTAAGGACATGTATACACATTTACGAAATGTGGGCTACTACATTGATGTATTGCGAGAACCGTTCACCTGCTTCAACGCCTCGGATTATGGCGCGTTATTGATTGTTGACCCTGAGAGAGGGTTTGCAGACGAGGAAATAAACGCTTTACAGGAAAACGTGTATAAAAGAGGCTTGAATGTCGTCGTATTCGGAGACTGGTATAACACCACTGTgatgaaaaaaattaaattctttGACGAGAACACCCGACAATGGTGGACACCCGACACCGGTGGCGCCAATATTCCAGCCTTGAATGATTTGTTGAAGCCATTTGGAATTGCTTTTGGCGATTTTGTCGGAGAGGGACATTTCAAACTGGGCGACCATTCGATGTACTATGCTAGTGGAGCCACAATTATTAAGTTTCCAATGAATCCAGGAGATATTTTAGTGGGAACAAAACTGAATGACCAAGGACTTTCG ATTATAAATCCTAAAACACCCAGCAAGGCGGCCAAAGTAGATGTACCTATTTTTGGTATGTTCCAAACCAAGGCGAACAGTATTCAAAGCAACGAGGAAATCATTGGCAATGCGGAAAGCAATTTGGCAGAGGCTATTCCCACAGATTACTCCACATTTAAGAACCGGGTTTTGCTACTACGAAAGAAGGAGCGAAGTATCAGTTTTGCGAAAAGCAGTAATCATGAAACTAAGAACGAAGGACGTATTGCCGTATATGGGGACTCCAACTGCCTCGACTCCACGCATCTGGAGAAGGCTTGCTACTGGCTGCTAATAACGTTTTTAGATTTCGCAATAAACTCGCACAAATCTAGTTTATTGCAAAATCTAAATCGTATATCTGAATTTCACAAATTAGAGAGAGCACCATTACCCCTTAGGATATCGCGAAGTATTTTAAAATCACAGGACAACAATTGTGAACAATTTGAGTGGCTTGCACCGACGAAGCGAAATAACGTTGAGCAAAGAAAATCTATATTAGACGTAGCTACACTGGAAAATGaag AAAACGAGATAAATTTAATCAAGTTTTTATTGGATGAGGAGATCGCAAAACTATTGCAAAACAATGATTATTTAACAGGAATGCAATCCGCTGATAGTTTAATGTCtccaattatatttttaattatattgaGCCTAATTGTTATcatattatttgttttatttttaaagcgtcgatttattttgtaa
- the LOC6616479 gene encoding uncharacterized protein LOC6616479 has protein sequence MEELCNNSGHSATSSSGSNSSISAKTALSECSAAWINYLSALNNLCTAGSKLAHSIAVLEQWSLSEKPLFNNYTTTYLTNSWNDLARATTVATGTVKTHMLALLQDFVTMSSLDQTSSTDLDQKRFREHNELIVLENAQAVINIQHQFCAASYDAFSSLTCCFVCQSPVGFPHEQDCSVMKQRNQYDQRSQTPSPNLCGPSTKMDSSRGNSLTDQRPIATGITETADQPRGPSPQLNFCDANPMQAIFEHTRGPLPNPGQLLSMKIPFHRNVKSSLSFPLFPLNGQRRWSEAAAAEVIDGISTDPESQMRRWSMPWEASKTDRNTVTWNQTRIMPMNTLKTSCYKISSSERYTSHSDGNWPLASTSQDGLLEAIQLLSIKPTTVPQMSPQPSILSTSPDGAPLD, from the exons ATGGAGGAGCTGTGCAACAATTCCGGACACTCGGCTACTTCCAGCAGTGGGAGCAACTCGTCGATATCGGCCAAAACCGCACTGAGTGAATGCTCTGCCGCTTGGATAAATTACTTGAGCGCTTTGAACAACCTATGTACTGCCGGCTCCAAATTGGCGCATTCTATTGCAGTTTTGGAACAGTGGTCATTGAGCGAAAAGCCGTTGTTCAATAATTATACAACGACTTATTTAACCAATTCATGGAACGACTTGGCTAG AGCAACAACAGTGGCCACAGGAACAGTCAAGACCCACATGCTGGCATTGCTGCAGGATTTCGTCACCATGTCATCCTTGGATCAGACCTCCAGTACCGACTTGGATCAAAAGCGGTTCAGGGAGCACAACGAACTGATTGTGTTAGAGAATGCACAGGCTGTAATCAACATTCAGCATCAGTTCTGTGCAGCCAGCTACGATGCCTTTTCGTCCCTGACTTGCTGCTTTGTTTGCCAATCGCCAGTTGGATTTCCACATGAACAGGACTGCAGTGTTATGAAGCAGCG CAATCAATACGACCAACGATCTCAAACACCTTCGCCCAATTTATGTGGGCCGAGTACAAAGATGGATTCCTCCAGGGGGAACTCATTAACTGATCAACGCCCAATTGCCACTGGAATTACAGAAACAG CCGACCAGCCCAGAGGTCCCTCGCCTCAACTGAACTTTTGCGATGCCAATCCTATGCAGGCCATTTTCGAGCACACACGCGGTCCCTTGCCAAACCCCGGCCAATTGCTGTCCATGAAGATTCCATTTCACCGGAACGTCAAGTCGTCCTTAAGTTTTCCATTATTTCCCCTGAACGGTCAGCGTCGATGGTCGGAAGCAGCTGCTGCCGAGGTGATCGATGGCATCTCCACGGATCCCGAAAGCCAGATGAGAAGGTGGTCAATGCCATGGGAAGCATCTAAGACTGATAGGAACACTGTCACATGGAACCAAACCAGGATAATGCCAATGAACACTTTGAAAACCTCTTGCTACAAGATATCTAGCTCAGAACGATATACTTCCCACTCCG ATGGAAACTGGCCCCTGGCTTCAACCAGTCAAGATGGGCTTTTAGAAGCTATTCAACTACTATCCATCAAACCCACCACCGTCCCACAAATGAGTCCTCAGCCCTCAATTCTGTCGACTTCTCCGGATGGAGCACCACTTGACTAA
- the LOC6616480 gene encoding MAM domain-containing glycosylphosphatidylinositol anchor protein 2, with protein MITYTRKYWTLVLYLFSFSLSLIDGSFILPENDPPTTAPKFLSRGHLYKVIVGETIELPCKVQNLGSFVLLWRKGSSVLTAGHLKITRDQRFKIVGDYNLQINGVKTQDAGDYICQLGDQENRDQVHTVEILVPPTLRALPHNGQVTARKGSTVTLECKASGNPVPTIFWFKKDVFSGPTHLSDSSTLILENVDRHHAGTYQCSADNGVKDRVSMDIQLTILSPPEITVEKSWVHASEGYDVELVCIVHGDVNSEMLWYQNSFLLDATDRRSMYPRDDRYSLIIRNFQPTDFGNYSCVADNALGRTKKYIEVSGRPGPADFISPALSGFLDHYNLTWTIESIPPLDEIKLLYRRLLMNETYQHPGKWHEYHIKPTPIRTDGSHFLMSYLVKNLEHNAVYEAIVQAKNKYGWNEISDIHQFYTRNHDLLLDIDMEYKMGISSNIRISPTVYGIILSAFLLVLYPIISV; from the exons ATTACCTATACAAGGAAATACTGGACACTTGTACTCTACCTATTTTCTTTCTCACTTTCCTTGATCG ACGGCTCCTTCATATTGCCAGAGAATGACCCTCCCACAACGGCGCCAAAGTTCTTGTCCAGAGGTCACTTGTACAAGGTCATCGTGGGGGAGACCATCGAGCTGCCCTGCAAAGTACAGAACCTCGGCTCCTTTGTGCTCTTGTGGAGGAAGGGCTCATCCGTGCTCACAGCCGGACATTTGAAAATAACAAGGGATCAGCGCTTTAAGATAGTGGGCGACTATAACTTGCAGATCAATGGAGTAAAGACTCAAGACGCTGGAGATTATATATGCCAGCTGGGAGATCAGGAGAACCGGGACCAAGTTCACACGGTGGAAATCTTGg TTCCGCCTACCCTGAGGGCTCTGCCTCATAACGGCCAAGTGACTGCCCGGAAGGGAAGCACCGTCACCCTGGAGTGCAAGGCGTCTGGTAACCCGGTGCCCACCATATTTTGGTTCAAGAAGGATGTGTTTTCCGGGCCAACACACCTGTCGGATAGCTCTACACTCATATTGGAAAACGTGGACAGGCACCACGCAGGCACATATCAATGCTCAGCCGACAATGGGGTCAAAGATCGTGTATCCATGGACATTCAGCTGACAATACTCT CTCCCCCCGAAATAACGGTAGAGAAATCTTGGGTCCACGCATCTGAGGGATACGACGTGGAGCTCGTTTGCATAGTTCATGGAGATGTAAACTCAGAA ATGCTGTGGTACCAGAACTCATTTCTACTCGATGCTACCGATCGGAGATCTATGTATCCACGAGATGATAGGTACAGCCTCATTATCCGGAACTTTCAGCCAACGGATTTCGGCAATTATAGCTGTGTGGCGGATAATGCTTTGGGGAGAACAAAGAAGTATATTGAAGTATCTGGACGACCTGGTCCTGCCGACTTCATATCGCCCGCGTTGAGTGGATTCCTCGATCACTACAACTTGACGTGGACAATTGAGTCCATACCGCCGCTTGATGAGATCAAGCTGTTGTATCGCCGTTTGTTG ATGAATGAAACCTACCAGCACCCTGGCAAATGGCACGAGTATCATATCAAGCCAACGCCAATCAGAACGGATGGCTCCCACTTTCTAATGTCGTATCTCGTCAAAAACTTGGAACACAACGCTGTCTATGAAGCGATTGTCCAGGCTAAGAACAAATACGGATGGAACGAG ATAAGCGATATCCACCAGTTCTACACGCGAAATCACGATCTACTCCTCGATATCGACATGGAATACAAAATGGGCATTTCAAGCAATATTAGAATATCTCCAACTGTCTACGGAATAATTTTGTCTGCATTTTTGTTAGTACTCTATCCCATCATTAGTGTTTAA